The genomic interval TCCGATGTCCCAGTGGGCGGTGCTGATGGCTTTGACGATCCGCAGGATCTCGTCGGGCAGCGCGTCGGTCGTGAAGTCGAGGTCGTTCGTCTCGCGGCCGAGCAGCGCATCGCGCACCGGCCCGCCGACGATCGCGAGATCGTGCCCGGCGCGGGTGAAGGCGTAGGCGAGGGTCGCCACCACCGGCGACCGGGCAAGAGCACTCAGGCGCTCGACACCATCGGCCATATTGAGCATGCACCGAGCCTACCGAGCGCCGTCGCCCTCCCTCCGGTCCGGCCGTCCTCCCGTTTACGGACGCGACACGCCGCGCGTCCACGCCCGCGCGCGGCGTGTCGCGTCCGTAAACGGCAGGGGGTTGGGGTCAGGCGAAATGCAGGAACCCCGTGAACACGAGCTCCCGAACGCGGGGCAGCAGGTCCTCGCGCAGGGCCGTCGCATCCACCTCGAGAAGCTCGCCGATCGCGTCGACCAGCACGCCCACGCCCAGGTCGCCGTCGCAGGCACCGACGAGAGCGGCGAGACCCGGATCAACCGCCAGCGACCGGCCGAAGCCCCCGCCCTGCCGCAGCTCGATGACCGTCGGATCCGCGGCGCCGGGCAGGTGGTGCCGCGCCTCGGTCACGTCGGGTGCGACGACGAGGACGGATGCCGCGAGCCCCGGGTCATCGAGCGCCTCGAGCCTGTCGTGCGCCGCGATGGCGTCGGCGAGGTGCGCCCCCAGACCGTCGCCGGCGAGCGACTGCGGCAGCGATTCGTACCGTGCCAACGTCGGCGGCATCGAGGCGGGACGCCGGAGCAGGATGTACCCGAACCCGATGCCGCCCACGCTCCTCGCGGCGAAGTCGTCGAGCCACGCGTCGACGAGTGCCGAGAACTCGGGCGATCCCGGCAGGGTGCCGCCGTCGCGCACCCAGAGTTCGGCGTATGAGAGCGGATCGAGTTGCTCGCGCTCGACGACCCACGCGTCGAGCGGCACCGGTGAGTCGGCCACCCACTCCCGCACGCGATCCAATCCGCTGACGCCAGAGCGGCTCTCCCAATTGCCGAGCAGCTGCGCGACGCCGCCGGGTGCGAGATGCGCGCCGACGCCGCGGATGAACGCCGCGACGAGGTCGTCGCCGACGAGCCCGCCGTCGCGGTATTCGTATGCCGGCACGCCCTCCACCCGTGGCGTGATGACGAACGGCGGGTTCGAGACGATGCGATCGAACACCTCACCGGCGACGGGATCGAACAGGCTGCCGAGTCTGGTCTCGATACGGGGGATGTCGTTGAGCAGCGCATTCAGCCGTGTGAAGCCGAGAGCACGCTCGGAGATGTCCGTGGCGACGACGTGTTCGACGCCGCGGCGCGCGCGGAGGGCCTGGATGCCGCATCCCGTGCCGACGTCGAGCCCGCGCGCCGCGGGGGTGGGGAGCTGCAACGACGCGAGTGTCAGTGAGGCTCCGCCGACGCCGAGCACATGGTCCTCTGGGAGCGCGCCGCCCAGAGCCGCTTCGTCCAGATCGCTCGCGATCCACCACTCACCGGCCCCGCTCGCGTCGACGAACGACTGCGGACGCACGAGTGCGAGTGGACGCACGTCGTCGCCGTCCGCGATCGCGAGGCCGAGGATCGCGAGCCCCGCGACACCGGTGAGCGGCACGGCGGCGGCCGTCCGATCCGCGGGCTGCGGCATCCCGAGCACGAGCAGTCGGCCGAGGACGGCCAGTGGGTCGGCACGCTCGCCGAGCGCCCGCAGGGCCGGTGCACTCAGCCCGCGCGCGATGGCATCGTCGGCGGCTTCACCCCATGCTTCGCGAAGCGCTTCGGAAGTGTAGCCCGCGCCGCGCAGGTCCGCGGCGAGCGAACGGCACAACGCCGGATCGGGAACGGGGATCACGCACCCATTCAACAGTGCCTGTTCAACAGTGCCTGTTCAACAGTGCCGATTCAACAGTGCCTGTGCAACAGTGCCGTCCCGCGCCGCGCGGGTACGGGAGCCTCGGAGTCTCGGACCGTAGAATCTCACTCGATCGTGCGGTCCGGACATCGCACAGGAGCGAACCACAGCATGACCGTGACCCCCCCGCGAGCGCGCGCCGTTCGGCGCACGCTGCGCGCGCGTGCCGTCGTGGCCTTCGGTGCCGCCGTGATCGCGCTGCTGCCCGTTATCGGCGTCGTACCCGGCGGCACCGCGCCGGCCGGCGCCTCGACGACCACCCCGACGCCTACGCCCACACCGACCCCCGACATCCCGGCGGGCACGACGAAGTTCACCCTGTCGCCCGTCGGAAGCGGGATCGTCCAGCCCGGCGATCCGCTCAGCGTGTCGGTCACCCTGCAGAACGGCACCAGCTCCCTGACCGCGCCCGTCGAGGTGACGCTGCGCCTCGGATCTTCGCCCTTGCCGGACCGCGCCGCCCTCGCCGCCTGGCTCGCCGGTCGGACCGGCGGAATCGCCGCACAGCAGGTCGGCACGGCCGCGATCGGGTCGATCCCGGCCGGCGGAGAACGGACCGAAGGCATCGGAGTCGACGGAGACGATCCGGCGATGCAGAACCGAGCCCCGGGCGTCTACCCACTGGCTGCGTCGTACGACGGGCCGGACGGCGTCGTCACCTCGACGAGCGTGATGGTCGTGCCCGACCCTGCCGCCGCGCCGACCCAGATCGGGGTCATCGTGCCGATCACGGCAGACGCCATCGCCGGCGGTCTCCTCACGGCAGCCGAGCTGACCGAGCTCACGGCCCCGACCGGCTCGCTCACGAGCGAGCTGAACGCGGTCGAAGGCACGTCCGTCATCCTGGCGGTGGACCCCGCGATTCCTGCGGCGATCCGCGTGCTGGGCACATCGGCGCCCGAGTCCGCCCTCGAGTGGCTCGAGCGGTTCGACGCTCTTCCGCAATCGCGGTTCGCACTGCAATTCGGAGACGCGGATGTCGCCGTCCAGATCAAGGCGGGACTCTCCCGCCCGATGCAGCCGACATCCCTCTCCGCATACATGAGCCCGGATGACTTCATCCCGGTCGACTCACCGACGCCGACTCCTGAGCCGACTCCGACGCCCACGCCGACGCCGACGCAGACGGCGGACGCCGACCCCGACGCTCCGGTCTACCCCGACCTCGAGAGCCTCCTCGACATCGGCGGAGGCCGGGCCGGCGTCTTCTGGCCCACAGCCGGTGCGGCCGGACCCGACACCGTCGCGACCCTTGGTGACCTCACCATGGAGGGCCAGACGTCGCTCACCGTCATCCCGTCTATCACCACGGCCCAGGGAGCGGCAGGTGCCACGGTCCCGGCGCATGGCCAGAGCGAAGGCGGCGGCGAGGTCCTGGTCTATGACACCGACGTGTCGACCGCGCTGCAGCAGGCCTCCGTCGTCGACGAGGCGGCGCTCCGGGGCGCAGCGCTGACCGAGGCGACGGCGTATCTCGCCTTCGCGGCGTCTGACCTGCGGGGCACCGCGCCGCTGCTCGTCACACTCGACCGCGACACTGCCCGGTCTCGAGTGGGCCTCCGCAGCGCGATCACCACCGCTACGGAGGCACCGGGCGCCGCGCCGGTGACCCTCGGCCGGCTGGCGGCAGCCGACCCGATCGACATCCAGGTCGCGGATGCCGACATCGACGCCTCCCGTGTGGCGGCGGCATCCGCTCTCTTCTCAGAAGAGACGGAACTGTCGCGCTTCGCAACGATCCTCGACGACTCGAGCCTGTTGACCGGACCCGAGCGGGCGAGAATCCTGCAACTGCTCGCTGTCGCATGGATCCCCGATCCTGTCGCGTGGTCTGCCGCGGTCACCGCCCATCGCGCGGCCACCACCGTGACGCTGAACTCGGTCGATCTGCTGCCCACCAGCACGGTCAACCTGTTCGGGTCCGGAGCCGACCTCGGCTTCTGGGTGCGCAACGACCTTCCCTACCCCGTCAACCTCATCCTGTACGCGACCCCCGACAGTCTGCGTCTGGACGTTCAGCGGGCAACCCCGGTCGTCGCGGGGGCGTCGAGCAACACGCGCGTCGAAGTGCCCGTTCAGGCGCGCGTCGGCAACGGCGAGGTCACACTCGCCCTCCAGCTGCGCAGTCGCGCGAGTGTCGCCATCGGCAACGGCGCGTTCGTCGATGTGAACGTGCGCGCCGAGTGGGAGGGAGTCGGCGTCATCGCGCTCTCGGTCGTCGTCGGAGCCCTGCTCGTCCTGGGCATCGGCCGCACGGTGCTGCGCGTGCGGAACCGGCGGCGGGCGGCGGCGGCAGGGACGGTGGCGGCAGGGACGGTGGCGGCCGAAACCGCGGACGCCGCAGGCGCACCGGACGAGCCGCAGGCACGAGAAGAGCCGGACCCTGCCATCTCGGCCACCGACGACGACTCCGGGGTCCGCACGTGAGCGGCATTGGACGGGCGAGCGTGCTCATCGGCGCCGGCACGATCGTCTCGCGGCTCAGCGGTTTCCTGCGCGCGGTCGTCCTGGTCACCGCCGTCGGTGCCACGACCGAGGCGGGCAACGCGTTCGCGATGGCCAACCAGCTGCCGAACAACATCTACGCCATCATCTCGACGGGGCTGTTGAGCGCCGTCGTCGTGCCGCAGATCGTCAAGGCGGCAACCCACGACGATGGTGGGCGGGCATTCGTGTCCAAGCTCTTCACGCTCGGCACCGTGGTGCTGCTCGTGACCACCGCCCTCGCCATGCTGGTGGCGCCGTGGCTCGTGCAGCTGTATGCCCCGAACTTCGAACCAGACCAGCAGGCGCTCGCCACCTCGTTCGCATACTGGTGCCTCCCGCAGATCTTCTTCTACGGTCTCTATGCGCTCGTCGGCGAATCCCTGAACGCCCGCCGCGTCTTCGGCCCGTTCACGTGGGCGCCCATCGTCAACAACATCGTGTCGATCGCCGGTTTCGTGATCTTCATCTGGCTGTTCGGCCCGGGCGGGTCCACCACCGAATGGACGCCGGAGATGGTCGCGCTGATCGCCGGCACCGCGACCCTCGGCATCGTCGTGCAGGCCGGCATCCTGCTGCTCTTCTGGCGCCGGACGGGACTTCACGTGCGCCCGGACTTCGTCTGGCGAGGAGTCGGTCTCGGGCAGATCGGGCGGCTCGCCGGCTGGACGTTCCTGATGGTCGTGGCCGGGCAGCTCGCCGGACTGGTCCAGTCACGGGTGCTGTCGGGCATCCCCGACGGGGATGCCGGCATCCTCGTGTCGCAGAGCGCCTGGCTGCTGTTCATGCTGCCCTACTCGATCATCGTGCTGTCGATCGGCACCCCTTACTTCACCCAGCTGAGCGAGCACGCGGCGGCGGGACGGGACGATGACGTACGCGGCGACATCGGGCGCAGCATCCGGACCCTCGGCCTGTTCGTCGTGGTCGCGGCAGCGGCGCTCGCCGTGGCCGCCGTTCCGGCGGCGCGCATCTTCACCGACAGCACCGACGAGGCGATCGCCGCGGCGCAGGTGCTCCTCTGCTTCCTCGTGAGCCTCGTTCCGCTCGCGGTGCTGTTCGTCGTGCAGCGCACGTTCTACGCCTACGACGACACTCGCGTGCCCTTCCTCTTCACGCTCCTGCAGTGTGTGCTCGTCGTCGCGACCGCGCTCATCGCCGCGTCGACACTTCCGGTGCATCTGCTCGCGGCAGGGGTCGCGCTCGGCCAGTCGATCGCGAGCGTCGTGCAGGTGATTGTGGCCACCTGGCTGCTGCAGCGACGCCTCGGCGGACTTCGCGTCGGGTCATGGATGCTGTCGCTCGGCCGGTTCGCCCTTGCCGCTGTACCCGCAGCCGGCGCCGGATGGGCGACCTTCGTGCTCCTCGGCGGAGTCGAGGGCTGGACAGTGTCGGACAAGCTCCTCGGCGCACTCGGCGCCGCCATCATCGGGACCGTGGTGCTCCTCGTCTACGTCGGCGCGCTGGCTCTGCTGCGCGCTCCCGAACTGGCGCCGGCGCTCGCGATCGCGAGGAAGATGCTGCCTGGTCGGTCCTGATGAGGTCACACAGCGTCAGTCCAGCTCCGGTGGAATGCCGCGCGGTTAGCATGTGTTGAACCACTGAGCGCCGAAGCATCGGCATATCTCGAAGGGGGCGCAGTGCGTCACGTCATCATCATCGGATCAGGTCCTGCCGGCTATACCGCGGCGATCTACGCCGCTCGCGCCAACCTCGAACCGCTCGTCGTGGCGAGCTCGGTCGAAGCCGGCGGCGACCTCATGACGACGACCGACGTCGAGAACTTCCCCGGCTTCCCGGACGGCGTGCAGGGCCCTGACCTCATGACCAAGATGCAGGAGCAGGCCGAGCGGTTCGGTGCCGAGGTCCTGTACGACGACGTCGTCTCGCTCGAGCTCGACGGCCCGGTGAAGAAGGTCGTCCTCGGCAGCGGTGCGGTGCACGAAGCGAGCTCGATCATCTACGCGACGGGCTCCGCCTACCGAAAGATCGGAATCGAAGGCGAGGAGCGGCTCTCGGGTCGAGGCGTGTCTTACTGCGCCACCTGCGACGGCTTCTTCTTCCGCGAGCGTGTGATCGCCGTCGTCGGCGGGGGCGACTCCGCGATGGAGGAGGCCACCTTCCTCACGAAGTTCGCCTCGAAGGTGTACGTCATCCACCGTCGCGACGAGCTGCGTGCGTCCAAGATCATGCAGGAGCGCGCATTCGCGAACGAGAAGATCGAGTTCATCTGGAACAGTGAGGTCGTCGACGTGCTCGGTGATGAGACGGTGACCGGTGTCGTGCTCGAGTCCGTGATCGACGGCACACGCCGCGACCTCCCGCTCGACGGCGTCTTCGTCGCCATCGGCAACGACCCCCGCACCCACCTCATTCACGACAAGCTCGAACTGACCCCCGAGGGCACGGTCTGGGTCGATGGGCGCTCGTCGCGCACATCGGTCGCGGGGGTGTTCGCCGCCGGTGACGTCATCGATCCGACCTACCGTCAGGCCGTCACCGCGGCCGGCAGCGGGACGGTGGCGGCCCTCGATGTCGAGCACTTCCTCGCCGCGCTCGGCGAAGCGGGCGCGCCTGACGCACGGGCCGATCAGATCGAGAACCTGGCCGGCGCTGACGCCGCCTGACCTGCGGTTCTCAGCGCACGATCTGACCCCGGAACAATCCGGACGCCTGCGGCGTTCGAACCACTGCGAAGACTTCCCCAAGAAGGAGTGAAAGATATGACTGCAAAGGCGACGACATCCGCCACCTGGAACGAGGACGTGCTGCAGGCCGATGGTCCCGTTCTCGTCGACTTCTGGGCTGAGTGGTGCGGCCCGTGCCGCATGGTCTCCCCGATCCTCGATCAGATCCAGACCGAGAACCCCGGCAAGATCACGATCCTCAAGCTCAACGTCGACGAGCACCCCGACCTGGCGATGAAGTATCAGATCACCTCCATCCCCGCCATGAAGGTGTTCCAGGGCGGCGAGGTCGAGACGACGATCATCGGTGCCAAGCCGAAGTTCGCGCTCGAAAGGGATCTCGAAGCGTACCTCGCCTAGTATCTGCAGATCGGCGACCGCCACCATCAGGGATATGAATCCCAGATGGTGGCGGTTTTCTGTTGTATACCGCATGCGGCATCCATAGATCTTTCGAACTTCTTGGGCGAGGATGTCGATCCAGACCACTCTCGTTCGACGCACCTGATGAGAGGGCCGAAGGGGCCCCCACGAGCCCAGGCTCGACGACGGAAGGAACACGATATGCGCTACATGATGCTCATGCAGGTCGAGCCGGAGGCGGCGGCTCGCGCAGCGGAGGATCTCGACCTCGAGGAAGTCGTCGCAACGATGGGCGCCTACAACGAGGAGCTGCAGAAGGCGGGGGTCTTCCTCTCGGCGGAGGGCCTCACCGACGCGAGCGAGGGATTCCGCGTGGACTTCTCGTCGACGCCACCCGTCGTCACGGACGGACCTTACGCCGAGGCGCGGGAGGTGTTCACGGGCTTCTGGATGCTGGAGGTGGCGGATCGTGAGGAGGCGGAGCTATGGGCCCGCAAGTGCCCGCTCGGGCCCGGCGTCGCGCTCGAGGTGCGACCGATCGGCGAGCTGGACGAGGTCGACCTGCCGGCCGACAATGACTGGCTCGTCAAGGCGCAGGAGTGGCGCGCAGCCAACACGTGACGTCACGCGTCGATGCGGACCGACGCATCCCAGCGGCGGTGCGCGCCGGTGTCTCCGAGCAGACGCCAGACGGCCCTCGTGAGCGGTGGGTATTCGAGCGCTATCTGGCGCAGCACGCGATAGTTCCGAGCGGCATTCGGCCTCGCGCCGCCGTTCTCCGCGATGTTCTCGGCCCGGAGTGTCAGGACGACGAGTTCGTCGACCGACGGAAGGTCCTCCATGAACTCCCACGGGTCCTCGCCGTCGCGCAAGCGCTCGTCGACGACGACGGACAGTTCGTCCGCGGCCTCGGCGCGGAGGAGTTCGAGACTGGCTCTGCGGCGCAGGGGCTGATCGTCTTTCGGCACCCATCCAGCGTACGACGACTGCCAGACCTGGTGCTCTGCGGCACCCCTACGCTGGCATCATGAGCGACGGCGACGGCGATGACCACGCCCGGCGGGCGGTCGAGGCGGTCTGGCGTGGTGAGTCGGCCCGCATCGTATCGGCGCTGACGCGCCATACCGGTGACTTCTCCTGGGCCGAGGATCTCGCTCAAGAGGCGCTGCTCGAGGCCCTGGCGGGGTGGCCGCGCGCCGGCATCCCTGACAATCCGGGTGCATGGCTGCTCTCGGTCGCGAAACGGCGTGCGATCGACGGCTGGCGGCGGCGGGAGAGGCTGGCCGCGCGCGAGCCGCTGCTCGGCGTCGAGACGATCATGGCCGAGAAGCAGGACTCGGTGCCCGAGCTCGGCGACCCGGACCGGATCGACGACGACGTCCTTCGACTCGTGTTCATCGCGTGCCACCCGATCATTCCCGCTCAAGCTCGCCTCGCGCTCACCCTGCGCACCGTGGCGGGACTCACGACGGAGGCGATCGCGCGGGCGCTGCTCATGACGGTGCCCACCGTGCAGCAGCGGATCGTGCGCGCGAAACGTTCGCTCGCCGACGCGCACGTGCCGTTCGAGGTGCCGGATCGGACGGAGCGGCCGGCACGCCTCGCGAGCGTGCTGCAGGTGATCTACCTGCTGTTCACCGAGGGATACTCCGCAGCCGGCGGCGATCGCCCGGTACGCCCGGACGTCGCGCGCGAGGCAGTGCGGCTCGCGCGTCAATTGTCGGCGCTCATGCCGTCGGAGCCCGAGGTGCAGGCGCTCATCGCCCTGATGGAGTTCCAGTCGTCGCGCTTCGCCGCCCGTGTCGATCGCGATGGCCTGCCCCTGACTCTCGGGGAGCAGGATCGCAGGCGCTGGGATCGGTCCGCGATCGGGCGTGGTCGACAGGCTCTCGAACGGGCGGATGCCGACGCCCGCGG from Microbacterium pumilum carries:
- the murJ gene encoding murein biosynthesis integral membrane protein MurJ — its product is MSGIGRASVLIGAGTIVSRLSGFLRAVVLVTAVGATTEAGNAFAMANQLPNNIYAIISTGLLSAVVVPQIVKAATHDDGGRAFVSKLFTLGTVVLLVTTALAMLVAPWLVQLYAPNFEPDQQALATSFAYWCLPQIFFYGLYALVGESLNARRVFGPFTWAPIVNNIVSIAGFVIFIWLFGPGGSTTEWTPEMVALIAGTATLGIVVQAGILLLFWRRTGLHVRPDFVWRGVGLGQIGRLAGWTFLMVVAGQLAGLVQSRVLSGIPDGDAGILVSQSAWLLFMLPYSIIVLSIGTPYFTQLSEHAAAGRDDDVRGDIGRSIRTLGLFVVVAAAALAVAAVPAARIFTDSTDEAIAAAQVLLCFLVSLVPLAVLFVVQRTFYAYDDTRVPFLFTLLQCVLVVATALIAASTLPVHLLAAGVALGQSIASVVQVIVATWLLQRRLGGLRVGSWMLSLGRFALAAVPAAGAGWATFVLLGGVEGWTVSDKLLGALGAAIIGTVVLLVYVGALALLRAPELAPALAIARKMLPGRS
- a CDS encoding RNA polymerase sigma factor; amino-acid sequence: MSDGDGDDHARRAVEAVWRGESARIVSALTRHTGDFSWAEDLAQEALLEALAGWPRAGIPDNPGAWLLSVAKRRAIDGWRRRERLAAREPLLGVETIMAEKQDSVPELGDPDRIDDDVLRLVFIACHPIIPAQARLALTLRTVAGLTTEAIARALLMTVPTVQQRIVRAKRSLADAHVPFEVPDRTERPARLASVLQVIYLLFTEGYSAAGGDRPVRPDVAREAVRLARQLSALMPSEPEVQALIALMEFQSSRFAARVDRDGLPLTLGEQDRRRWDRSAIGRGRQALERADADARGLGYYGLQAAIAECHAIAPSFDDTDWERIVLLYDALERLAPSAVVRLNRAVAVSMARGPGEALVEVDAVRAELAQFRPLHAVRAELLERLGESDAAAAAFLAAADLPGNEAEEIVLRRRAASLVGESYPAP
- the trxA gene encoding thioredoxin gives rise to the protein MTAKATTSATWNEDVLQADGPVLVDFWAEWCGPCRMVSPILDQIQTENPGKITILKLNVDEHPDLAMKYQITSIPAMKVFQGGEVETTIIGAKPKFALERDLEAYLA
- a CDS encoding tryptophan synthase subunit alpha; protein product: MPKDDQPLRRRASLELLRAEAADELSVVVDERLRDGEDPWEFMEDLPSVDELVVLTLRAENIAENGGARPNAARNYRVLRQIALEYPPLTRAVWRLLGDTGAHRRWDASVRIDA
- a CDS encoding YciI family protein; the protein is MRYMMLMQVEPEAAARAAEDLDLEEVVATMGAYNEELQKAGVFLSAEGLTDASEGFRVDFSSTPPVVTDGPYAEAREVFTGFWMLEVADREEAELWARKCPLGPGVALEVRPIGELDEVDLPADNDWLVKAQEWRAANT
- the trxB gene encoding thioredoxin-disulfide reductase; the encoded protein is MRHVIIIGSGPAGYTAAIYAARANLEPLVVASSVEAGGDLMTTTDVENFPGFPDGVQGPDLMTKMQEQAERFGAEVLYDDVVSLELDGPVKKVVLGSGAVHEASSIIYATGSAYRKIGIEGEERLSGRGVSYCATCDGFFFRERVIAVVGGGDSAMEEATFLTKFASKVYVIHRRDELRASKIMQERAFANEKIEFIWNSEVVDVLGDETVTGVVLESVIDGTRRDLPLDGVFVAIGNDPRTHLIHDKLELTPEGTVWVDGRSSRTSVAGVFAAGDVIDPTYRQAVTAAGSGTVAALDVEHFLAALGEAGAPDARADQIENLAGADAA
- a CDS encoding DUF7059 domain-containing protein — its product is MIPVPDPALCRSLAADLRGAGYTSEALREAWGEAADDAIARGLSAPALRALGERADPLAVLGRLLVLGMPQPADRTAAAVPLTGVAGLAILGLAIADGDDVRPLALVRPQSFVDASGAGEWWIASDLDEAALGGALPEDHVLGVGGASLTLASLQLPTPAARGLDVGTGCGIQALRARRGVEHVVATDISERALGFTRLNALLNDIPRIETRLGSLFDPVAGEVFDRIVSNPPFVITPRVEGVPAYEYRDGGLVGDDLVAAFIRGVGAHLAPGGVAQLLGNWESRSGVSGLDRVREWVADSPVPLDAWVVEREQLDPLSYAELWVRDGGTLPGSPEFSALVDAWLDDFAARSVGGIGFGYILLRRPASMPPTLARYESLPQSLAGDGLGAHLADAIAAHDRLEALDDPGLAASVLVVAPDVTEARHHLPGAADPTVIELRQGGGFGRSLAVDPGLAALVGACDGDLGVGVLVDAIGELLEVDATALREDLLPRVRELVFTGFLHFA
- a CDS encoding DUF6049 family protein, translating into MTVTPPRARAVRRTLRARAVVAFGAAVIALLPVIGVVPGGTAPAGASTTTPTPTPTPTPDIPAGTTKFTLSPVGSGIVQPGDPLSVSVTLQNGTSSLTAPVEVTLRLGSSPLPDRAALAAWLAGRTGGIAAQQVGTAAIGSIPAGGERTEGIGVDGDDPAMQNRAPGVYPLAASYDGPDGVVTSTSVMVVPDPAAAPTQIGVIVPITADAIAGGLLTAAELTELTAPTGSLTSELNAVEGTSVILAVDPAIPAAIRVLGTSAPESALEWLERFDALPQSRFALQFGDADVAVQIKAGLSRPMQPTSLSAYMSPDDFIPVDSPTPTPEPTPTPTPTPTQTADADPDAPVYPDLESLLDIGGGRAGVFWPTAGAAGPDTVATLGDLTMEGQTSLTVIPSITTAQGAAGATVPAHGQSEGGGEVLVYDTDVSTALQQASVVDEAALRGAALTEATAYLAFAASDLRGTAPLLVTLDRDTARSRVGLRSAITTATEAPGAAPVTLGRLAAADPIDIQVADADIDASRVAAASALFSEETELSRFATILDDSSLLTGPERARILQLLAVAWIPDPVAWSAAVTAHRAATTVTLNSVDLLPTSTVNLFGSGADLGFWVRNDLPYPVNLILYATPDSLRLDVQRATPVVAGASSNTRVEVPVQARVGNGEVTLALQLRSRASVAIGNGAFVDVNVRAEWEGVGVIALSVVVGALLVLGIGRTVLRVRNRRRAAAAGTVAAGTVAAETADAAGAPDEPQAREEPDPAISATDDDSGVRT